A genomic segment from Tindallia californiensis encodes:
- a CDS encoding histidine kinase N-terminal 7TM domain-containing protein, which produces MNTVQLTYTLLLLSTILCSFFLLRYAYNRRKMPAAKYFMMLLIMAAFYSMAYVGEINAKDFSTAIFWFNVQHIPIPIQHYLWMLMSLEYSGASKKIVQLAKYAGLYHPIFYILIFFTNNYHQLYISSFQFESNGYFEVIVTTKGPLFMVLVASGTFLGIISMFFYIKGLLRASAYHKNGYVIMIIASLLPWMTVYLNASNRSYLGIDYFPIVSGLSGILYIFGIFYFRVFNTIPLATEIVYKQSNEGILLIDVNDHVIDVNDTLLQLYPDLRTRPQHYTFTSFLNHHPELRKIKDSHYLPQFTLPIKGGIGYYSAKVTSIFGESHLEIGKIVTITDITLFIENQKALESIATTALDKAETSELSFLQAQINPHFLNNTLSVIGAMINRDPVGARELIGNLGEYLTNRCYFDHTNPMVSLEEELEAVNTYVAIEKARFGNRLNFHVVCTNVPQVYIPRLILQPLVENAIQHGILKKADGGNVWLLINKRNDEVFFEVKDDGVGIGESQKILSGKNGKGVGIPNIHKRLLSHYKNGLTIENTEEQGTSITFSVPYSSKPKNPSAVK; this is translated from the coding sequence ATGAACACAGTTCAATTGACGTACACCCTATTATTATTATCTACCATACTTTGCTCATTTTTCTTGCTTCGATATGCTTATAACAGAAGAAAAATGCCTGCCGCAAAGTATTTTATGATGCTATTGATAATGGCCGCTTTCTATAGTATGGCTTATGTCGGAGAGATAAATGCAAAAGACTTTTCTACGGCCATTTTCTGGTTTAATGTTCAGCATATCCCCATCCCTATCCAACATTACCTGTGGATGCTGATGAGTTTAGAATATTCAGGAGCATCTAAAAAAATAGTTCAACTAGCTAAATACGCAGGACTTTATCATCCAATTTTCTATATACTTATCTTTTTTACAAACAATTATCACCAGCTCTATATTTCCTCTTTTCAATTTGAATCTAACGGATATTTCGAAGTTATAGTTACCACTAAAGGTCCCTTATTTATGGTGTTGGTTGCCTCCGGAACTTTTTTAGGCATTATCTCGATGTTTTTTTATATCAAAGGATTACTGCGTGCTTCAGCCTATCATAAGAATGGCTATGTCATTATGATTATCGCTTCCTTACTACCATGGATGACAGTCTACTTAAATGCCAGTAATAGAAGCTACCTGGGTATCGATTATTTCCCGATTGTATCCGGCTTATCAGGCATTCTCTACATATTCGGAATATTCTATTTTAGAGTTTTCAATACAATTCCCCTCGCAACAGAAATTGTCTATAAACAGTCCAACGAAGGCATACTTTTGATCGATGTCAACGATCATGTCATCGATGTAAATGATACCCTGCTACAACTTTACCCTGACTTAAGGACAAGGCCCCAGCATTATACTTTTACTTCTTTTCTAAATCATCATCCGGAATTAAGAAAGATTAAGGATAGTCATTATCTGCCCCAGTTTACATTACCCATAAAGGGAGGAATTGGTTATTACTCAGCCAAAGTGACCAGCATTTTCGGAGAAAGTCATCTGGAAATTGGTAAAATAGTAACCATTACCGATATCACTCTTTTTATTGAGAATCAAAAGGCTTTAGAATCCATTGCTACTACAGCATTGGACAAAGCCGAAACAAGTGAACTTTCTTTTCTGCAAGCCCAAATCAATCCCCATTTTCTGAACAATACTCTAAGTGTGATTGGCGCCATGATTAATCGAGATCCTGTTGGAGCTAGGGAACTTATTGGAAATCTCGGAGAATACTTGACTAATAGATGCTATTTCGACCATACCAACCCTATGGTTTCGCTAGAGGAAGAGCTGGAAGCCGTGAACACCTATGTTGCTATTGAAAAAGCCAGATTCGGTAACCGGCTCAATTTCCATGTGGTGTGCACTAACGTGCCTCAGGTATATATCCCGAGGTTAATCCTTCAACCCTTAGTGGAAAACGCCATTCAGCACGGTATCCTAAAAAAAGCCGATGGCGGTAATGTATGGTTACTCATCAACAAAAGAAACGACGAAGTATTCTTCGAAGTAAAAGATGATGGTGTGGGTATCGGCGAATCCCAGAAAATACTGTCAGGAAAAAATGGGAAAGGAGTCGGAATCCCCAACATTCACAAAAGACTTCTGAGTCATTACAAAAACGGGCTCACCATTGAAAACACTGAAGAACAGGGAACATCTATTACTTTTTCTGTACCCTATTCCTCAAAGCCAAAGAATCCTTCTGCCGTAAAATAA
- a CDS encoding phage tail protein: MNMDQYIGEIRMFAGDYAPKDWALCNGQLLNINEHNFLYSLINKAYGGDGVTTFALPDLRGRIPIHQGRSNSGKTYTLGETGGTEEVTLTYAHLPIHNHHITATSTEGTEISPEGASPANKIPQYTQEIEALSHMSTESVSYEGENDPHNNMMPYLSINYIIALTGLKRQSFFEQKR, translated from the coding sequence ATGAATATGGATCAGTATATTGGAGAGATCAGAATGTTTGCAGGTGATTATGCCCCAAAAGATTGGGCGCTGTGCAACGGTCAATTGTTGAATATTAATGAACACAACTTTCTTTATAGCTTAATAAACAAAGCCTACGGCGGAGATGGAGTAACCACCTTTGCATTACCAGACTTAAGAGGGCGAATTCCAATTCATCAAGGAAGAAGCAATAGTGGAAAAACCTATACTCTCGGAGAAACTGGCGGAACAGAAGAAGTAACCTTAACCTATGCACATTTGCCAATTCATAATCACCATATAACAGCTACATCAACAGAAGGAACAGAAATATCTCCAGAAGGAGCATCCCCTGCGAATAAGATACCACAGTATACACAAGAAATCGAAGCGCTAAGCCATATGAGTACAGAGTCAGTTTCCTATGAAGGCGAGAACGATCCTCATAATAATATGATGCCTTATTTGTCAATTAATTATATCATTGCCCTTACTGGTTTGAAACGACAATCCTTTTTTGAGCAGAAAAGGTAA
- a CDS encoding phage tail protein — protein sequence MEFFLGEIKLFPFPFAPEGWALCDGQLLQINQHYALYSLLGTAYGGDGITTFALPDLRGRVPIHLEAGQTGGVETQWLTVSQIPRHTHTFYASTTFSDEREAVGNLLASDERMPYKKNPISTVNMSNVALSYSGEAQVHNNMQPYTVSNFCIALEGVYSNKN from the coding sequence GTGGAATTTTTTTTAGGTGAAATCAAACTATTTCCTTTCCCCTTTGCACCAGAAGGCTGGGCGCTTTGCGATGGTCAATTACTACAAATAAACCAACATTATGCTTTATACTCATTATTAGGTACAGCCTATGGCGGAGATGGAATCACTACCTTTGCACTGCCCGACTTAAGAGGCCGCGTACCTATTCATTTAGAAGCAGGTCAAACCGGAGGAGTAGAAACGCAATGGCTTACAGTGAGTCAAATCCCAAGACATACTCACACCTTTTATGCAAGCACCACCTTTTCAGATGAAAGAGAAGCCGTAGGCAATCTGTTGGCAAGCGATGAAAGAATGCCATACAAGAAAAACCCCATTTCAACGGTTAATATGAGTAATGTGGCTCTATCATACAGTGGAGAAGCTCAAGTCCACAATAATATGCAACCTTATACAGTGTCAAATTTTTGTATTGCATTAGAAGGTGTTTATTCAAATAAAAACTAA
- a CDS encoding phage tail protein yields the protein MTPLIGEIRIFAGNHPPEGWAFCDGQILEVSQNPALFSIIGPRYGGDGYRTFALPNLTGKAPVGCGQGENLTKRELGSTGGSSTVRLSNRQLPRHHHIPQCTTISGTPVSSPENAVFTNIRGRHPAAYTTVANAKLASYTVQIAGEGEPHENMQPYLGLSFIIALQGIYPIRP from the coding sequence ATGACCCCATTAATAGGAGAAATTCGTATTTTTGCAGGAAATCACCCTCCAGAAGGTTGGGCTTTTTGCGATGGTCAAATCCTTGAAGTTTCACAAAATCCTGCATTGTTTTCTATCATAGGCCCTAGATACGGTGGAGATGGGTACAGAACATTTGCATTACCGAATCTAACAGGAAAAGCACCCGTTGGTTGTGGACAGGGAGAAAACTTAACTAAAAGAGAATTAGGGTCTACAGGAGGATCTTCTACCGTAAGATTAAGCAATAGACAATTGCCTAGGCATCATCATATTCCTCAGTGTACTACCATATCGGGCACACCAGTGAGCAGTCCTGAAAATGCGGTTTTTACAAATATAAGAGGAAGACATCCTGCTGCTTATACCACTGTAGCAAATGCGAAACTTGCATCCTACACTGTACAAATAGCCGGTGAAGGAGAACCCCACGAAAACATGCAGCCCTATTTAGGTTTAAGTTTCATCATAGCCCTACAAGGTATATATCCCATTAGGCCGTAG